A section of the Kluyveromyces lactis strain NRRL Y-1140 chromosome F complete sequence genome encodes:
- the MTC5 gene encoding Mtc5p (similar to uniprot|Q03897 Saccharomyces cerevisiae YDR128W Hypothetical ORF): MSEYVGEGPYSSPTFGKSLSLRVDGGFNAVSINPSGRDVVLASRKGLYVVDLDDPFSEPRWLHHLTSWEVADVQWCPHPAKHHWVISTSNQKAIVWNLSRSSSKAVEHVLHGHFRAITDINFHPLQPEILATSSIDTYALAWDMRSPKKPYFRTSNWRSGAAQVKWNHKNSNVLATSHSNIVYVWDVRKGTSPLSVLEGHSGSVNSIDFNPFNETEIMSSGNDGTVKFWDYNKVEDELQMTITTEFPVWRGRYLPFGDGYCIMPMIGGNNSVYLANSFHDSGNSESRTTKLQPTYVFKGHTDRVTDFLWRSRHSQNTIIDDREFQLVTWSKDCDLRLWPVPDMVYDKVHYECGKELPEKLPDYDYDTFRSEPENNIVDPRYTNIEIPKETFVTKSGLRQWKADNNIDQLQWISGVRMHNEDSPHDLFEEVSLNNLGEEVTSVGHKFPRIVFEKISVSTGELIITLNGPWVEEDPEKYIFMRIIINFPPNYPMKGNEPAFKIEENRELKEHQKTQIMERLREISKKYVDANRYCLEPCLQYLLGEEVNLDISDMEDDNKIFSFDFEDVTSLDRSSLGSSDDHSDAPTEISSVSDVEFAVGDGSLQLYSSTPEPKFDSTPVPNGCGAVWTAQGTLVCFFRAENKTEKKQHAIINVGRTGIGGFVRSKNVQSASQTLKDNVSGKQRKPKTYREALSINSQHASESLNQSSDSDSDDSDDSYAEFLDDILKNDLTLRTRMPMMPRIFRDETKSTTSVSGKTTDSNKKSKSSIVVQDFKSLIPDKKELAEQYILFRETPEFVAKYNAGIAESYGYEDIAQCWRMISNVLIGRGDNDFYNYDWDQHSLGGKLLVKRLFEYFEKCQNLQMLAMMSCIFATLGRPDQKTNYKLVPPTLSENIITFYNNEYEPSPHVHSTHGSFYSNDTGTQNARMRYGTNQASLNDGSSIISDDYFHQNHHANGNKNGKSHNNMNNGYVETEATIPDIKIKLIHDDVLDLAYQGLEPSLVDPKCETKFRQYRTQYAEILYIWGLPMDRAELLKFNVNLNTEPEYLHGIEQDSGLDIYKGVSNRWIESNHGHTQQNCSYCGLKAGRLVFVCGNCQHVTHRTCAEKWWKIGDECPSGCSCDCIKNFDVSEPLI; the protein is encoded by the coding sequence ATGTCTGAATACGTAGGGGAAGGTCCTTACTCATCACCAACCTTCGGGAAATCACTTTCTCTTCGGGTTGATGGTGGATTTAATGCTGTTTCTATCAATCCATCTGGTAGAGATGTCGTATTAGCCAGTCGAAAGGGCCTTTATGTGGTAGACTTGGATGATCCTTTCTCAGAGCCTCGATGGTTACACCATCTCACGTCTTGGGAGGTTGCTGACGTGCAGTGGTGCCCGCATCCGGCCAAGCATCACTGGGTTATATCTACGTCGAATCAAAAAGCAATTGTATGGAATCTATCTAGAAGCTCTTCTAAAGCAGTGGAGCATGTATTACATGGCCATTTCAGAGCCATTACAGATATAAATTTCCACCCGTTGCAACCAGAAATCCTAGCTACTAGTTCAATTGATACTTACGCCCTGGCTTGGGATATGAGAAGCCCCAAGAAGCCTTATTTTAGAACCAGTAACTGGAGATCTGGTGCTGCACAAGTCAAATGGAATCACAAAAATTCCAATGTATTAGCAACCTCGCACTCGAATATCGTGTATGTTTGGGATGTAAGAAAGGGTACATCTCCGTTATCTGTATTAGAAGGTCATAGCGGAAGCGTTAATAGCATCGACTTCAATCCATTCAACGAAACCGAAATCATGTCAAGTGGGAATGACGGAACGGTAAAGTTCTGGGATTATAAtaaagttgaagatgaactACAGATGACAATTACCACAGAGTTTCCTGTGTGGAGAGGACGATATCTCCCGTTTGGGGACGGATATTGCATCATGCCGATGATAGGAGGAAATAATTCTGTATATTTGGCGAACTCTTTTCATGACTCAGGCAATTCTGAGTCAAGGACTACCAAACTACAGCCAACGTACGTTTTCAAGGGGCATACAGATAGAGTCACGGACTTCTTATGGAGATCGAGGCACAGTCAAAATACCATCATTGATGACAGAGAATTCCAATTGGTTACTTGGTCCAAAGATTGCGATTTAAGACTATGGCCAGTACCCGATATGGTTTACGACAAAGTTCACTACGAATGTGGCAAAGAGCTGCCGGAGAAGCTACCAGATTATGATTACGACACTTTTAGATCAGAACCTGAAAATAATATAGTAGATCCCCGGTACACAAATATAGAAATTCCGAAGGAAACCTTTGTTACAAAATCCGGACTACGCCAATGGAAAGCTGACAACAATATAGATCAACTACAATGGATTTCGGGTGTGAGAATGCATAACGAAGATTCACCGCATGATCTATTTGAAGAGGTGAGTTTAAACAAtcttggagaagaagtcaCTTCCGTTGGGCACAAGTTCCCTAGAattgtttttgaaaaaatttcGGTTTCGACAGGAGAGTTAATTATTACTTTAAATGGTCCATGGGTGGAAGAAGATCCAGAAAAATACATTTTCATGCGTATTATTATTAACTTCCCGCCAAACTACCCCATGAAAGGAAATGAACCTGCGTTCAAGATTGAAGAGAACAGGGAATTAAAAGAACATCAAAAAACTCAGATAATGGAACGACTAAGAGAAATCAGCAAAAAATATGTCGATGCAAATCGATATTGCCTTGAGCCGTGTTTACAGTACCTActtggagaagaagttaaCTTGGATATTTCCGACATGGAGGACGACAATAAAATTTTCAGCTTTGATTTCGAAGATGTAACTTCTTTAGATAGATCATCTTTGGGTTCATCTGATGATCATAGCGATGCTCCTACAGAGATTTCTTCTGTATCAGATGTTGAATTCGCTGTCGGGGATGGTTCTTTGCAATTGTATTCTAGTACACCAGAACCAAAATTTGATAGCACACCTGTCCCCAACGGTTGTGGAGCAGTTTGGACCGCTCAAGGAACCCTTGTTTGCTTCTTTAGAGCTGAGaataaaactgaaaaaaagCAACACGCCATAATCAATGTTGGTAGAACTGGTATTGGAGGTTTTGTGAGATCAAAAAATGTCCAGAGTGCGTCACAAACTTTGAAGGATAACGTATCGggaaaacaaagaaagcCAAAAACTTATAGAGAAGCGCTATCCATAAACTCACAACATGCCAGTGAATCACTAAATCAATCATCAGATTCGGATTCAGATGATAGTGATGATAGCTATGCTGAGTTCTTGGAtgatatattgaaaaatgatCTCACACTAAGGACTAGGATGCCAATGATGCCACGCATATTCCGTGATGAGACGAAATCTACTACGAGTGTATCCGGAAAAACCACCgattcaaataaaaaaagcAAGTCATCTATAGTCGTTCAAGATTTTAAAAGTTTGATTCCCGACAAAAAAGAGCTAGCTGAACAGTATATTTTATTTCGGGAAACTCCTGAATTTGTTGCGAAGTACAATGCAGGCATTGCGGAAAGTTACGGCTATGAAGATATCGCGCAATGCTGGAGAATGATTTCTAATGTTTTAATAGGAAGAGGAGATAACGATTTCTACAATTATGATTGGGACCAGCATTCATTGGGTGGTAAACTTTTAGTGAAAAGACTATTCGAGTATTTTGAGAAGTGccaaaatcttcaaatgcTTGCAATGATGAGCTGCATCTTTGCTACGCTTGGAAGGCCAGAtcagaaaacaaattatAAACTAGTTCCGCCTACTTTATCAGAAAACATCATTACATTTTATAACAATGAATACGAGCCATCGCCACATGTTCATTCCACTCACGGATCGTTCTACTCTAATGACACAGGTACACAAAATGCGAGAATGAGATATGGCACCAATCAAGCCTCATTGAACGATGGCTCTTCTATCATATCTGATGATTATTTccatcaaaatcatcatgCTAACGGAAACAAGAACGGGAAATCCCATAATAATATGAACAATGGGTATGTAGAAACTGAAGCGACAATTCCCGATATCAAGATCAAACTAATTCATGACGATGTTTTGGATCTTGCCTACCAAGGTCTGGAACCTTCGTTGGTAGATCCGAAATGTGAAACCAAGTTCAGACAATATAGAACGCAATATGCAGAGATACTTTATATATGGGGGTTGCCTATGGATAGGGCCgagttgttgaagtttaATGTAAATTTAAACACAGAACCTGAATACTTGCATGGGATCGAACAAGATTCGGGATTGGATATTTACAAAGGTGTATCGAATAGGTGGATTGAATCTAACCACGGACACACTCAACAAAACTGTAGCTACTGTGGCCTCAAAGCCGGTAGATTGGTGTTCGTATGCGGTAATTGTCAGCACGTGACTCACAGGACTTGCGCAGAAAAATGGTGGAAAATTGGCGATGAGTGCCCCTCTGGGTGTAGTTGCGACTGTATAAAGAACTTCGATGTCAGCGAACCACTTATATAA